The following DNA comes from Babylonia areolata isolate BAREFJ2019XMU chromosome 31, ASM4173473v1, whole genome shotgun sequence.
agtgggtgtctgaatgacccaacctttagcttccgtcgtcagaattgtggtattctttgtcaacattcacctcttcagtgtaagagccttccgcttgcaatattttgatgatggtaattggggtgaaacgctgttaacatcgtctctttcgccgttcgtatggagagagttaaactgcgacatgcaaagaaaaaaaatatattcaaaagATCCTACATTTTCACAGCACTGTCTGTtttgaacgtttttttttctgcaatgaCGCAACACGCCTGTCTATCTCATTCATtctatgtcatttttttttttttttagtaatatatacccttttctttgttggatgttttcatttgtaaatagtGTTGTGCAATACTCTactgtcttaacatgagtatgtgtgtttgtggaggggaggggggtcgggtggtggtgggtggtggggggtgggggggggggacgttagcttatcgtcagctattgggaattcttatttgactagttttaatttcttcttatgttgcgcatggtAATTTTATGCTAGTGGTTActacgagcctgtgattgcacaacttaatttccatgtggattaataaagtgttttttgaTTTGATTGGTTGATTTGATCTATCTGATTTTCATGTCCTGTCATTTCTCTGGAGAATTACACCTAGCTTTTATTGGCATGTCTGtaatttacagtttcagtttctcagggaaatgtcactgcgttcagacaaatccatatacgctacaccacatctgctctgtgtgtgtgtgtgtgtgtgtgcgtgtgtgtgtgtgtgtgtaatttgaaaTTAAGTTTAGTTTTTAAaggtcgactttttttttttaaagctattaATTTTGTAaaattttcaattaaaaaaaatattctcgttgttttattcatttatttctttgctgTTCATATATCACTATGATCATTATCTGTGATGATTGTGTAGCCTTCTTCCTTGCTTCATTTTCTAttgcacaaccaccaccccccccccccacgccccccacctccaccccccaccccatagaTGACTATGCCACgtatcatttatttctttttctgcccAGAtctaaaaacaaccaaaaacaacaatgacaaaacaacaactgatgacTACCCAAACATTTATGGCCCTCAACacatccgccccccacccacccaacaccagTGTGGCCTCATCAGAATGCCTCGTGCTCCAGTTCCAAGACTTCGTGCCCTGGAACAACCCGGACAACCTCATCAGCTTTCAGACAGAGGATCTGGTTCGTCGCCTGAAGGACGTGGTCTTTCTGCCAATCCTGTTTCTGATTGGTGTGCCCgccaacgtcatcaacatggcggtgttctaCAGGCAAGGTCTCAAGGAGCGAATCAACGTGTGTCTGTTCGCTCTGTCCTTAGCGGACGCGCTGTACCTTGTGTGTAATATGCTGTGGTTCGGGGAACAGCTGCATCTACAGTTTACCACCAGGGACATGTAAGTCTGGCTCACTTGTGGGCGAGATGAATTTGGGTTAttcatttgtgaatgtgtgtgtgtgtgtgtgtgtgtgtgtgtgtgtgtgtgtgtaaaaaaaaacacacttcagtttgtttccttctgtctgagtttcagtagctcaaggaggcgtcactgcgttcggacaaatccatatacgctacacaacatctgccaagcagatgcctgaccagcagcgtaacccaacgcgcttagtcaggccttgaggggaaaaaaaagggtgaataaataatagataagcttacataaataaatagataaataaataataattataataaatttaaaaaaaaatagattagagagagagagagggggggtgggaagggttgtCTTCAATGACAAAACGCAGCAGAATCTCATTCACGTGGAAATTATGGAGGTGTCTCTTATTTCTCTTTGAATCGCACAAtgataatttacacacacacacacacacacacaagcacacgcacacgcacttttattttatttttttattttttttataacgtctaatatcactgatagtggaaagacgctaaacaaaagaacgaacgcacacgcacacacgcacacacacacacacacgcacacacacatacactttggtTTGGGAAGGTCAGTAGGAGGGGACTTGGCTCCACCTTCCCATTGCCAAAGCAAGACATattgaatatgaattcactgcccccattgccgtaaaaggttatgggacGTTTAATCCTTTTCGgataacttgtgtaaacaaagtgagtctatgtcatAACCCtctgttcggttgtgtgtgtgtgtgtgtgtgtgtgtgtgtgtgtgtgtgtgtttgtctgtgtctgtgtatccgtggtaaacttggacattgccattttctcttaaaatactttgccaataccaaatatggattaaacatagtatgacaaaaaaagtcttcacagtcataccaataacaggctgtaagtctcccgaattaagctgtatttccggatcattaacggtttatttcgttcagattcgttccgaaatccgaaaattctataaaaaaaaacaaaaaacaaacaaacaaacaaaaaaaccgcttcCAACCGAGTTGATAGAAAGTAGGTTGTGTTTGCTAAGAAGACAACataacctcgtttttcttgttaacAATTGAAAGGTAAGAactacaaattctggacagaactcaTAAAGTGATACTTACTACACCATCGATATGTTTACTAAtgtaaagtggacactgaatgaattggaatgaacataaaagaaaatttgaatcaatCATTTATTTCAGCCTGTTGTAGATAGTTCGTGCAAATCTAGAGATCTACcagtgttgcgatgtgcttgaggcgatggcaacgtctcctttaccgctgaaataaaagaataaccgCTATGTAATAAAACACACGaagaacatgatttaaacggcgtctGTTTATCTCACGATACAAACGGAAAcaagtcaaatgacgtcagatgtgctGCAGCAGTGGGGATCAGTGTGCTTGCCTTGGAACAGAACATGTATGGTTCCATCCAGctttcatgcctttttttttgtttgtttgttttgtttttgttgttgttgttgttgttgtttcttctcgttttggggtttttttttctcgtttttttgtttcttctcgttttttttttgttttgttttgttttgttgtttttgtttttttttgtttcttctcgtttttttgttttttgggtgtgtttttttgttgattcttcttgggttttttgtttgtttgtttgtttcttctcggtttttttttgttttgttttgtttgtattggtttggttttgtttttcttctcggtttttttttgttttgttttgttgttgttgttgttgttgttgttgtttcttctcggttttttgtttgtttgtttggttggttgggtttttttttgtttgtttgtttgtttgtttcttctccctttttttgtttcttttgtttttgttttgttgttgttttcttctcgggtttgggtttttttttcttctctctctctctctctctctctctctctctctctctctctctctctctctctctttatttttatttatttatctcccaagcttattttatatatcataattgaTGCAGAAcactttttccccttctcttcttttttttttttttttttcttttttatctcctcgtgattcctttcactggataaagtgtgaagcacaagtgagtcttaaaggctttgcctcttgtttacaTTGTGATATGCTAGCGttagacttgaaaaaaaaaccaaaacatgtcATGCAAATCATGACTCAATGAAAGATAAATTATatggatgaatgatatggatacttataaagcgcctagCCTAGGTCATatagcaagctctaagcgctttacaaacacagggtcatttgcacaacaggctacctacctgggtatagCCTACTGACAACTGCCActagacgctcatcattcgtttcctgtgtcattcaatcagatttcaggcacgcacacatacacactcagatagacatgtaacatcttacacgctttgaccgttttgtttatttatcccgccatataggcagccatactccgttttcggagccCACTCACCTTGTGTGTTGCAGTTACGGTCCCGtcatgcagtggatgaccaaccACCAGATCCTGGGGCTTTACGGCCTCACCTGGGTCTCCCAGATACTGTCCGCCATCATCGCCAGTGAGAGATGCTTctgtatcctccaccccctccgctcCCACACCGTCCTCcgcacatccaccaccacctacatcatcgtcgccgtcttcatcgtcgtcatcggcgTCTTCTTTGTCGTGGTCACTCGCTACTACATCGTGTGCGCCTATGACCCGATAAGCGAAGCCGTGATCATGACGGCGATAGGGAGCGAGTTCTACTACCGTCACAAGAAGCTGGTGGATTTCTTGGACGTATTCGTGTACGGTGTTGGGTTGCCCggggtggtgattgtggtagtgACGTCAACCACGATCGTGACGTCAGTGAAACTGCGTCAGGCTGCCGAGTGGCGGGTGGGGATCTCttcccgtggtggtggtggtggtggagggggaggtgagggtgggggtatgtcCTCACGGGAGATCGCTCTGACCAGGATGCTGGTCTACAACTCTGTGTTTTTCATCGTCTGTGTGCTTCCGATCGGGCTGTTCAGGTGGGTGGCTGTGGCGATGtcctggtgtagtgtagtgtggtgttgtgtagtgtggtgtggtgtagtgtggtgtggtgtagtgcagtgtagtgtggtgtggtgtagtgtggtgtagtgtggtgtggtgtagtgcagtgtagtgtggtgtggtgtagtgtggtgtggtgtggtgtggtgtagtgtggtgtggtgtagtgtggtgtggtgtggtgtggtgtagtgtggtgtggtgtagtgtagtgtagtgtggtgtggtgtagtgtggttcaatgtagtgcagtgtagtgtggtgtggttcagtgtagtgtagtgtggtgtagtgtagagtgcctgtacttgtgtgtgtgtgtgtgtgtgtgtgtgtgtgcgtgtcgaaTGCTAGAATATGAGGGCGCATTGAAAACAGATATAGTAAAACCAGTTTGCCCTGTGATATTCCGTTTGCATTTCATCAgtttaatgattttttgtttctctcaGATCAGAACAAAACAGGTATTGTTAACTAACAGTTGACGTCTTGTCACACAGATCTACCTCAAGCTGGAAATCAGTACTGTGTTCAAGTATCCAGTGTACTGAATCAAAGGCGGTCTCCAAATCCATTGtgacaaacaaaccccacaaagaTTCTGTTATTAGTGGTGCATTACACTAGGGCAACAAATTTAAGCTTTCCAGAGTACATAAGTAATGCTCATCTTTTGCACGGTTTTAGCTCTGGTCTAGCACCCAGAAGGCTATGGATTGGAACCATGGCGTTCAAAACAAAATTCAGTACTCTTGCTTGCCACCTAGTGACGCAGTTCTCATGCTGGATAGAACTCTTGCTTCTcatctttctgtctccatgtcttctCTCCATTGGCAGTACAAGTGTAAGTCAACACCAACCTGGTGTGATATGGCGGGAGAGTGGGAGAGCCTTCTGCAGACTACACTGACGCAACCAGAACTGACGCAACCAGAACGACTACACTGACACAACCAGATTGACTACGCTGACACAACCAG
Coding sequences within:
- the LOC143276294 gene encoding uncharacterized protein LOC143276294 produces the protein MTKQQLMTTQTFMALNTSAPHPPNTSVASSECLVLQFQDFVPWNNPDNLISFQTEDLVRRLKDVVFLPILFLIGVPANVINMAVFYRQGLKERINVCLFALSLADALYLVCNMLWFGEQLHLQFTTRDIYGPVMQWMTNHQILGLYGLTWVSQILSAIIASERCFCILHPLRSHTVLRTSTTTYIIVAVFIVVIGVFFVVVTRYYIVCAYDPISEAVIMTAIGSEFYYRHKKLVDFLDVFVYGVGLPGVVIVVVTSTTIVTSVKLRQAAEWRVGISSRGGGGGGGGGEGGGMSSREIALTRMLVYNSVFFIVCVLPIGLFRFVLLFMPEVNAGRRNHNFFAIGQWLLIIFSYINATFNFVIYFSMGSRYRQELRQLFCRQGAPRAARSGSSKN